The Chryseolinea soli genome contains a region encoding:
- a CDS encoding RagB/SusD family nutrient uptake outer membrane protein, whose amino-acid sequence MKAKFINFIFILSVVVLLPSCDDYLALDPISTNTSANAYLTASDAEAALTGVYDSFQQEYYIWDNIIFNDVMSDNYYAGGDNAEIFAVEDLNVVPTNSRLWSNWEQIYNGILKANIVLDKIPGIKDIQLTETRRSQILGEASFLRAYHYYQLVKMWGGVPLITKPVTSTSPSETQIAESTEAQVYAQIITDLEFAAANLPDKYNDAADVNKARATKGAANAMLAKVYAQKSDRDYAKVIQYANAVISSPAGYTLLTKYSDLWDGAHYNNAESIMEVQFVGGTEANWGPGLLLPPSITNDTWRKFVTPSHDLINAFDAEGDTQRKGASILFEKAPWADEFWSVTVNGQVPFAYKWKTSVSSTNRQYIVRLADIILLKAEAMAATGDISGAKAALNLVRHRAGLGDTPAADAAQLKTAVLNERRLELTQEAQRWDDLRRNNVAVDVMNNLAEMNLITGQQKVYNMTKEKQLLPIPQSERNRNVNLGQNPGYN is encoded by the coding sequence ATGAAAGCAAAATTTATAAATTTTATATTCATTCTTTCCGTGGTGGTCCTGTTGCCTTCGTGCGATGACTACCTGGCCCTGGATCCGATCTCCACCAACACGAGCGCAAACGCCTACCTCACGGCCTCCGATGCAGAAGCGGCATTGACGGGCGTGTACGATTCGTTTCAGCAAGAGTATTACATCTGGGACAACATTATTTTCAACGATGTGATGTCGGACAACTACTATGCCGGTGGCGACAACGCGGAGATATTTGCTGTGGAGGATCTTAACGTGGTGCCTACCAACAGCCGGTTGTGGAGTAACTGGGAACAGATCTATAACGGTATTCTCAAAGCCAATATCGTGCTGGATAAAATTCCGGGCATCAAGGACATCCAGCTGACGGAAACCCGTCGGTCGCAGATCTTGGGTGAAGCTTCTTTTCTTCGCGCCTATCACTATTACCAACTGGTGAAGATGTGGGGCGGCGTTCCGCTGATCACCAAGCCGGTGACATCTACTTCGCCTTCCGAGACTCAAATCGCGGAAAGTACCGAAGCCCAGGTGTATGCACAGATCATCACCGACCTGGAGTTTGCCGCAGCCAACCTTCCCGATAAATACAACGACGCCGCGGATGTGAACAAGGCCCGTGCCACCAAGGGTGCAGCCAACGCGATGCTCGCAAAAGTATATGCACAGAAATCGGATCGCGACTATGCGAAAGTGATCCAGTACGCCAACGCCGTGATCAGCAGCCCCGCAGGCTACACGTTGCTCACGAAGTACAGCGACCTTTGGGATGGTGCACACTACAACAACGCCGAGTCTATCATGGAGGTGCAGTTCGTGGGCGGCACGGAAGCCAACTGGGGCCCCGGTCTGTTGCTCCCGCCTTCCATTACCAACGACACGTGGAGAAAGTTTGTGACCCCGTCGCACGACCTCATCAACGCCTTCGATGCAGAAGGTGATACGCAACGCAAAGGGGCCAGCATCCTGTTTGAGAAAGCGCCCTGGGCCGACGAGTTTTGGTCGGTGACGGTGAATGGCCAGGTGCCCTTTGCCTACAAATGGAAGACCTCCGTGTCGAGCACCAACCGCCAGTACATTGTGCGCTTGGCCGATATCATCCTGTTGAAAGCCGAAGCGATGGCCGCCACTGGCGACATCAGCGGTGCGAAAGCAGCGTTGAACCTGGTGCGTCATCGTGCGGGTCTGGGCGATACGCCGGCCGCAGATGCAGCCCAATTGAAGACGGCGGTCCTCAACGAACGCCGGCTTGAACTAACGCAGGAAGCACAGCGCTGGGACGACCTTCGTCGTAACAATGTGGCCGTTGATGTGATGAACAATCTCGCGGAGATGAATCTCATCACCGGACAACAGAAGGTCTACAACATGACCAAGGAAAAACAGTTGTTGCCCATCCCGCAATCGGAGCGCAACCGGAACGTGAACTTGGGTCAAAATCCCGGCTATAACTAA
- a CDS encoding SusC/RagA family TonB-linked outer membrane protein has protein sequence MKIILRIMALLVLCSIPAWAQSVVTGKVTSTGGEPLPGVSVLLKGTSTGSLTDADGNYTINATEGTLVFSFIGYKPVEALIGGRTTVDVSMEDDVTTLEQIVVVGYGTQEKKDITGAVGVVDQKAMASRPNTQFGNLIQGKAAGVQVIVPSGKPSAGFSIRVRGATSISGNNEPLYVVDGVPSSDTRTLNPADIESISVLKDASSAAIYGAQGANGVVLITTKRGKTGTPKVDFNAYTGFSSAWRKLKVLNSEQYRDLMTEFGQTTDWSQYTANTDWQNEIFQNGRSQNYQLGISGKTDKTNYYISGGWMQQIGSVRSSEMDRYNFKVNLEQKMNDWLTVGTNLNYMRYHDVDVSDNLNVNSGGVILGMLSTPPNIGIFRPNGTYSANPFQDWENPVAGTDGSDRNYKNQRLLGNVYAEINFLPDLKFRSNVGTDYQMGMNDYFLNPFMTSYGRAKKGIGRNEVNLTNYYIIDNTLSYKKTIDQHNFSALVGSVIQKYRWENNKIEKTGYSSASVPTTNAGSTITEATNDKSEKSNASFIGRVTYDYAGRYLLTANFRADGSSSFGPNKRFGYFPSVSVGWRISEESFFQGVQAVSDLKLRAGWGVVGNDQGGYAYIGRVASGANYPIGGVIQPGTYPESIQNNDLKWESTEQTNLGLDFSILNSRVQFSADAYLKNTSGLLLNVPLPKSTGFDSGLQNVGKVQNKGLEFQVLSHNLVGDLTWDTDFNISFNRNKVIYTQGQQIVGGGVAGRGDGSYTVEGKPMAMFYGYVAGGVDPATGNAYYIDKNGESTFTPSADDRTFIGNPNPNFYYGMTNTLGYKNFGLSIFLQGTQGNDILNATRIETEGMTDAKNQSQAVAHRWRAPGDVTDIPKASWGSTDNSRLSTRFVEDGSYMRVKAVTLSYNVPSTVLSRVKMSNLKVYVTGENLFTFTNYKGYDPEVSAFGNDSNNQTKNIALGIDYGTFPQTRNLIFGVNVSF, from the coding sequence ATGAAGATCATTTTACGAATAATGGCCTTGCTCGTGCTGTGCAGCATACCGGCATGGGCGCAAAGTGTGGTGACCGGCAAAGTCACTTCGACAGGCGGGGAGCCACTCCCGGGAGTAAGTGTGCTACTAAAAGGTACGTCGACAGGATCCTTGACCGATGCCGACGGAAACTACACGATCAATGCTACTGAAGGCACGTTGGTGTTTTCTTTTATCGGTTATAAACCTGTTGAAGCCCTGATTGGTGGGCGGACAACCGTAGACGTATCGATGGAGGACGACGTGACCACCCTGGAACAGATCGTGGTGGTGGGTTATGGTACGCAGGAGAAAAAAGATATCACGGGTGCCGTAGGCGTTGTGGACCAGAAGGCGATGGCGTCGCGTCCCAACACGCAATTCGGAAACCTCATCCAAGGCAAGGCTGCCGGTGTGCAGGTGATCGTACCCAGCGGTAAGCCCTCAGCCGGATTCAGCATCCGCGTGCGCGGGGCGACTTCGATCTCCGGTAACAACGAGCCCCTCTATGTGGTGGATGGCGTTCCTTCTTCGGATACCCGGACCCTTAACCCGGCCGATATCGAAAGCATCTCCGTTTTGAAAGATGCATCGTCTGCCGCCATCTATGGTGCGCAGGGTGCAAACGGCGTGGTGCTCATCACCACCAAACGCGGCAAGACCGGCACACCGAAAGTAGACTTCAACGCCTACACCGGTTTTTCGAGTGCCTGGAGAAAATTGAAAGTGCTGAACAGCGAGCAATACCGCGACCTGATGACGGAGTTTGGTCAGACCACCGACTGGAGCCAATACACCGCCAACACCGATTGGCAAAACGAGATCTTCCAAAACGGACGCTCGCAAAACTACCAGTTGGGCATCTCCGGAAAAACAGACAAAACGAACTACTACATTTCCGGTGGCTGGATGCAGCAGATCGGATCGGTGCGCAGTTCTGAAATGGACCGCTACAACTTCAAGGTGAACCTCGAACAAAAAATGAACGACTGGCTCACCGTGGGCACCAACCTGAACTACATGCGCTACCACGACGTGGACGTGAGCGACAACCTCAACGTGAACAGCGGTGGTGTTATTCTCGGGATGCTTTCCACACCGCCGAACATCGGCATCTTCCGTCCCAACGGTACGTATAGTGCAAACCCCTTCCAGGACTGGGAGAACCCGGTGGCCGGCACCGACGGATCGGATCGCAACTACAAAAACCAACGCCTGCTGGGCAACGTGTATGCCGAGATCAATTTCCTGCCCGACCTGAAGTTCCGCAGCAACGTGGGTACCGACTACCAGATGGGCATGAACGATTACTTCCTCAACCCCTTCATGACCAGCTATGGCCGCGCGAAAAAAGGCATCGGCCGCAACGAGGTGAACTTGACCAACTACTACATCATCGACAACACCTTGAGTTACAAGAAGACCATCGATCAGCATAATTTTAGCGCGCTCGTCGGTTCGGTCATCCAGAAATACCGGTGGGAAAATAACAAGATCGAGAAGACCGGTTATTCCAGCGCCAGCGTGCCCACCACCAACGCGGGATCGACCATCACCGAGGCCACGAACGATAAGAGCGAGAAATCCAATGCATCGTTCATCGGTCGCGTGACCTATGACTACGCAGGCCGTTATTTGTTGACCGCAAACTTCCGCGCCGACGGTTCGTCATCGTTTGGTCCCAACAAGCGGTTTGGATACTTCCCTTCGGTTTCCGTGGGATGGAGAATTTCGGAAGAGAGTTTCTTCCAGGGCGTTCAGGCCGTGAGCGATTTGAAGTTGCGCGCGGGCTGGGGTGTTGTGGGTAACGACCAGGGAGGATACGCCTACATCGGTCGCGTGGCCAGCGGTGCAAACTATCCCATCGGTGGCGTGATCCAGCCGGGCACGTATCCCGAGTCGATCCAGAACAACGATTTGAAATGGGAGAGCACGGAGCAAACCAACCTCGGTTTGGATTTCTCCATACTGAATTCACGCGTTCAGTTTTCGGCGGATGCGTATTTGAAAAACACATCGGGCTTGTTGTTGAACGTGCCCCTGCCGAAATCTACCGGTTTTGATTCCGGATTGCAGAACGTTGGAAAGGTTCAGAACAAAGGCCTCGAGTTCCAGGTGTTATCGCACAACCTGGTGGGAGACCTCACCTGGGACACGGATTTCAACATTTCGTTTAACCGAAACAAAGTGATCTACACGCAAGGCCAGCAGATTGTCGGCGGCGGCGTGGCCGGACGCGGTGACGGTAGCTATACCGTGGAAGGCAAACCGATGGCGATGTTCTATGGTTATGTTGCTGGCGGTGTGGACCCTGCCACGGGTAACGCGTACTACATCGACAAGAACGGTGAAAGCACGTTCACACCTTCGGCCGATGACCGCACGTTCATTGGCAATCCGAATCCGAATTTCTACTACGGGATGACCAACACCCTGGGCTATAAAAACTTTGGACTGAGTATTTTTCTCCAAGGCACACAGGGCAACGACATTTTGAACGCCACCCGCATCGAGACGGAAGGCATGACCGACGCGAAGAATCAGTCGCAGGCTGTTGCCCACCGCTGGCGTGCACCTGGCGATGTGACCGACATTCCGAAGGCAAGCTGGGGCAGCACCGACAACTCGCGACTGTCGACACGTTTTGTGGAAGACGGTTCCTACATGCGCGTGAAGGCCGTGACGCTTAGCTATAACGTGCCGAGCACCGTGTTGTCGAGAGTCAAGATGAGCAACCTGAAGGTATATGTAACGGGCGAGAACCTGTTCACCTTCACGAACTACAAGGGCTATGATCCTGAAGTGAGCGCCTTTGGCAACGACAGCAATAACCAGACAAAGAACATCGCGCTGGGTATTGACTACGGAACATTCCCGCAAACGCGCAATCTCATCTTCGGTGTAAATGTTTCATTCTAA
- a CDS encoding 7TM diverse intracellular signaling domain-containing protein has protein sequence MNRGKDRRKLVRIGLGLVLWLGMGAAFAQNAVQIRDEVDQYIFSFGEIEYLEDPAGKLSVEEAASAQWSTQFKPSKTFSPQNYNRASYYWYRIKIDHNLKSARHWQIEFFDQTIDELSFYMPEPAGGYHLESFGDNFPFGNRFLKHKNFIVHLPDQYDGAYTYYFRVKSRQRADILVVLRPLEYFFNYALDEYFFFGIFYGMILVFCFYNLLMFVAVHERHYLYYILYLLGVGLYEMSSDGIAFQYLWPNATEWNQYAPGFALYFASTFALFFAASLLNLRKQYPRLLWVLGGVLALRTAYLVVSFYVSDRWFNLRFVEVIPFLAAFYAGIYALRKGYRPARFMVVGYSFLFLGIAIKFIQYLDINWLPLGELTHYSLGFSFIMEMMFLSFAISDKIKLLRLEKEKAQESIIEQLQENQKLKDSLNEELELQVKIKTGELVQKSDFIAAQNRQLAEANQKLAVQAEEIAAMNALLTQDNKKLKHDVEVVTEARILSKEVDFEEFSAMYPDDASCLRFLAEIKWPKDFACTKCHHHHFSEGRSPYSRRCSRCGYDESVTAYTLLQNTRLPINKAFYMIFLVYSTNGSISSHKLSEILHIRQSTCWSYSSKIKKAMKEKRKHGEIRHEGWHSILLVEEPTV, from the coding sequence GTGAACCGTGGGAAGGATCGGAGAAAATTAGTGCGGATCGGCCTGGGCCTTGTGCTTTGGCTTGGGATGGGCGCGGCCTTTGCGCAAAACGCCGTCCAGATCCGCGACGAGGTGGATCAGTACATTTTTTCGTTTGGCGAGATCGAATACCTCGAAGATCCTGCCGGCAAGCTCTCGGTGGAGGAAGCGGCCTCCGCACAATGGTCAACCCAGTTTAAGCCGAGCAAGACCTTCAGTCCCCAGAACTACAACCGCGCGTCGTACTACTGGTACCGGATCAAGATCGACCACAACCTCAAAAGCGCACGTCACTGGCAGATCGAATTTTTTGATCAAACCATTGACGAATTGAGTTTCTACATGCCCGAACCTGCGGGCGGCTATCACCTCGAGTCCTTCGGCGACAACTTTCCATTTGGCAACCGCTTCCTGAAGCACAAGAATTTCATCGTCCATCTTCCGGATCAATACGACGGCGCCTACACCTACTATTTCAGGGTGAAGTCGCGACAACGCGCCGACATCCTGGTGGTGCTGCGGCCCCTGGAATATTTCTTTAACTATGCCCTGGACGAATATTTTTTCTTTGGCATTTTCTACGGCATGATCCTCGTGTTCTGCTTCTACAACCTGCTCATGTTTGTAGCGGTGCACGAGCGTCACTATCTCTATTATATATTATACCTGCTGGGCGTTGGTCTGTATGAAATGAGTTCCGACGGTATTGCGTTTCAATACTTGTGGCCCAACGCTACAGAATGGAATCAATATGCGCCCGGGTTTGCCCTGTATTTTGCCTCGACGTTTGCTTTATTTTTTGCCGCTTCGCTGCTCAACCTGCGAAAGCAATATCCACGGCTGCTCTGGGTGCTTGGCGGCGTGCTGGCCTTGCGCACCGCGTACCTCGTGGTTAGTTTTTATGTGTCCGACCGCTGGTTCAACCTGCGCTTTGTAGAAGTGATTCCCTTCCTGGCGGCGTTCTATGCCGGCATCTATGCTTTGCGAAAAGGATATCGCCCCGCGCGGTTTATGGTGGTAGGCTACTCGTTTTTGTTTCTCGGCATCGCCATCAAGTTCATTCAATACCTCGACATCAACTGGCTGCCCTTGGGTGAGCTGACGCACTACAGCCTGGGTTTTAGTTTTATCATGGAGATGATGTTCTTGTCGTTTGCCATCAGCGATAAGATCAAGCTGCTGCGACTGGAAAAGGAGAAGGCACAAGAGAGCATCATCGAGCAATTGCAGGAAAATCAGAAGCTAAAAGATTCCTTGAATGAAGAACTGGAGCTGCAGGTAAAGATCAAGACCGGGGAGTTGGTGCAGAAATCGGATTTCATCGCAGCGCAGAACCGGCAGTTGGCCGAAGCCAATCAGAAGCTGGCGGTTCAGGCCGAGGAAATTGCCGCCATGAATGCGCTGCTCACGCAGGATAATAAAAAACTGAAACACGACGTGGAGGTGGTGACCGAAGCGCGCATCCTGTCGAAGGAAGTAGATTTTGAAGAGTTCAGCGCCATGTATCCCGACGACGCCAGTTGTTTGCGCTTCCTGGCCGAGATCAAATGGCCAAAGGATTTTGCCTGCACCAAATGTCATCACCATCATTTCAGCGAAGGCCGGAGTCCTTACAGCCGGCGGTGCTCCCGTTGCGGATACGACGAATCGGTGACAGCCTATACGTTGCTTCAGAACACGAGGCTGCCGATCAACAAGGCTTTCTACATGATCTTTTTGGTCTATTCAACAAACGGCAGCATCTCGTCGCACAAGCTTTCGGAGATCCTTCACATCCGTCAAAGTACGTGTTGGTCGTATAGCTCCAAGATCAAAAAAGCGATGAAAGAGAAGCGAAAACACGGTGAAATTCGCCACGAAGGGTGGCATTCTATATTATTAGTGGAAGAACCCACGGTTTGA
- a CDS encoding GNAT family N-acetyltransferase, whose amino-acid sequence MNFIRTTSANTDFQKLVTELDADLRIRDGEDHSFYAQFNTIVQIKHVVVAYEDKLPVGCGAIKEYLPDAMEVKRMYVPPSHRGTGVASGVLAELEKWAREMQYKRCVLETGKKQPEAIGLYKKNGYAIIPNYGQYENVENSVCFEKKL is encoded by the coding sequence ATGAATTTCATCCGAACAACATCGGCCAACACGGACTTCCAAAAACTAGTGACGGAGTTGGATGCTGACCTTCGCATCCGCGACGGTGAAGATCATTCCTTTTACGCCCAGTTCAACACCATCGTCCAGATCAAGCACGTGGTGGTGGCGTATGAAGATAAGTTGCCCGTGGGCTGTGGCGCCATCAAAGAATATTTACCCGACGCGATGGAGGTGAAGCGCATGTATGTGCCTCCAAGTCATCGTGGGACCGGCGTGGCATCGGGTGTTTTGGCGGAACTGGAAAAGTGGGCGCGCGAGATGCAATACAAGCGCTGTGTGCTGGAAACGGGAAAGAAACAACCCGAAGCGATCGGACTGTATAAGAAGAACGGCTACGCCATCATTCCCAACTATGGACAGTATGAAAATGTGGAGAACAGCGTATGCTTCGAAAAGAAATTGTGA
- a CDS encoding GNAT family N-acetyltransferase: protein MSFIIHHRNPTLAEYQELRQRVSWPAFDEALAQAGLSKSLFSVVIQDEGGHTVGMGRIVGDDALYFNIHDVIVVPECQRQGVGKMIVKALLAYTEKKGGKNSQIGLSSSKGREAFYRSFGFTERPTDRLGAGMVLVKS, encoded by the coding sequence ATGTCCTTCATCATCCATCACCGTAATCCTACCCTTGCCGAATACCAGGAACTCCGGCAGCGCGTTTCCTGGCCGGCCTTCGACGAGGCATTGGCCCAAGCGGGTCTTTCCAAATCGCTTTTTAGCGTGGTCATTCAAGATGAAGGGGGCCACACCGTTGGCATGGGTAGGATTGTGGGGGACGATGCGCTCTATTTTAATATTCACGATGTGATCGTCGTGCCCGAATGTCAACGCCAAGGGGTGGGCAAGATGATTGTGAAAGCGCTGTTGGCCTACACCGAAAAAAAAGGCGGAAAGAATTCTCAAATAGGATTGAGCAGCAGCAAAGGACGGGAAGCCTTTTATCGTTCTTTCGGATTTACGGAAAGACCCACCGATCGCCTGGGCGCCGGTATGGTGCTAGTGAAATCGTGA
- a CDS encoding autotransporter outer membrane beta-barrel domain-containing protein: MKKIFFLLLFAPILVKAQFNKGDVFLGGNISGAYSHSAPTGNDNGSNGQRYTGTSYTLSPTIGFFTSQRFALGGNIQYGRSSSDSKNDTNRQENHTATGSVSVLGRYFFPFNEKFSFALTGNIFYARSKSDSEYSGPNFYQQNTNKSYSMGVVIKPTFLYFPSTRWGFEASIGSLQFVHDQSFTTHSKSDEFSTTLGTLSLGLAYYFRKSQP, encoded by the coding sequence ATGAAAAAAATATTTTTTCTTCTTTTGTTCGCGCCTATCCTTGTAAAGGCCCAATTCAACAAGGGCGATGTTTTTCTGGGTGGCAATATTTCCGGTGCTTACAGCCATAGCGCCCCTACTGGAAATGACAATGGATCAAACGGTCAACGCTATACGGGCACTAGTTATACACTTTCTCCTACCATTGGTTTTTTCACCAGCCAACGATTTGCCCTGGGTGGGAATATTCAATACGGCCGGTCGAGCTCGGATTCCAAGAATGATACAAATCGCCAAGAAAATCACACAGCCACAGGTTCAGTCTCGGTGTTGGGCAGATATTTTTTTCCTTTTAATGAAAAATTTTCGTTTGCCTTGACCGGAAATATTTTCTACGCCCGCTCGAAGAGTGATTCGGAATACAGTGGTCCAAACTTCTACCAGCAGAACACCAATAAATCCTACAGCATGGGGGTTGTCATTAAACCCACCTTCCTCTACTTTCCTTCAACGCGTTGGGGATTTGAAGCGAGCATAGGAAGTTTGCAATTTGTTCATGACCAAAGCTTCACCACACATTCGAAGAGCGACGAATTTTCGACTACCCTTGGAACGCTCTCGCTCGGTCTTGCTTATTATTTCCGGAAGTCGCAACCGTAA
- a CDS encoding outer membrane beta-barrel protein: protein MKKLLWIMCVIPLVSHGQFKKGDTYVGGSFSRIDNGNGLYITPFVGYFINPRLALGADLQVGYSRSEDISQFGDGPHRVINTTNGFVTSLTARRLYSISEKFFFALQGAASYQRSLTKREVPDLTTTSRSNSYGLGLSVAPLFMYFPSSRWSVEGGLGSLYYSFSRGLSDNTKYQSVGLNLGRVTLGFAYYFRK from the coding sequence ATGAAAAAATTACTCTGGATCATGTGTGTGATCCCCCTGGTGTCCCACGGACAATTTAAGAAAGGTGACACCTACGTTGGAGGTTCCTTTTCAAGAATCGACAATGGAAACGGTCTCTACATCACGCCGTTTGTAGGTTATTTTATCAATCCACGTCTTGCCTTGGGAGCCGATTTGCAAGTGGGTTATTCGAGAAGCGAGGACATCAGTCAGTTTGGTGATGGCCCGCATCGTGTTATCAATACCACCAATGGATTTGTTACATCGCTTACGGCCAGAAGGTTGTACTCCATATCCGAGAAGTTCTTTTTTGCTTTGCAGGGTGCAGCATCCTATCAACGTTCGCTTACAAAGCGGGAAGTTCCCGACCTCACGACTACGTCTCGTTCAAATTCGTATGGTCTTGGGCTTTCGGTGGCGCCGCTTTTTATGTATTTCCCTTCTTCCCGCTGGAGTGTTGAAGGAGGTTTGGGGAGCCTCTACTATTCTTTTTCGAGGGGTCTTTCGGACAACACAAAATATCAGTCTGTCGGACTTAACCTGGGCAGGGTGACATTGGGTTTTGCTTACTATTTCAGAAAGTAA
- a CDS encoding RNA polymerase sigma factor, translating to MEQEFESLKHLFQQEFSKMVAVISKLFGLQHIEMAEDIVSETFLQASETWGVKGVPANPTAWLYTVAKNKTLYHFRRNKIFDKKVAPEWVAQEKDQEYTEPDFSKENIKDSQLQMLFAVCNPAIASEAQIGLALRILCGFGIDEIADAFLSNKETINKRLFRAKEKLRMENVTMELPGVTEIASRLDNVLHIIYLLFAEGYYSKTQDQILRKDLCVEAMRLGLMLTEYAPTNQPHTNALMALMCFHASRFTARQTGEASYVLYEQQDEQLWDQALIHQGNYFLALSAQGHEVSSYHLEARIAYWHCVKADTPEKWEEILTLYDHLLQVNYSPSVALNRAFALFKVKGPLAALAEAETLKLDDNHFYFVLLGELYKNIDSQKAKTHLQKAYALAKTQTEKQLIQEKMDDLEKIR from the coding sequence ATGGAGCAGGAATTCGAGTCGCTAAAGCATTTATTTCAGCAGGAGTTCTCCAAGATGGTGGCCGTGATCAGCAAGCTCTTTGGTTTGCAGCACATCGAAATGGCCGAGGACATCGTGAGTGAGACCTTCCTGCAGGCATCCGAAACCTGGGGTGTGAAAGGCGTTCCCGCCAATCCAACGGCCTGGCTCTATACCGTGGCCAAGAATAAAACGCTCTACCATTTCCGAAGGAACAAGATCTTCGACAAGAAAGTGGCCCCGGAGTGGGTGGCACAGGAAAAGGACCAGGAATATACCGAGCCTGACTTTTCAAAAGAAAACATCAAAGACAGCCAGCTGCAAATGCTCTTCGCTGTTTGTAACCCTGCCATCGCCAGCGAGGCGCAGATAGGGTTGGCGTTGCGCATCCTTTGCGGGTTTGGGATCGACGAAATCGCCGATGCGTTTTTGTCCAACAAGGAAACGATCAACAAGCGACTGTTCCGCGCCAAAGAAAAGCTGCGCATGGAAAACGTGACGATGGAGCTGCCCGGTGTCACCGAGATCGCCAGCCGCCTCGACAACGTGCTGCACATTATTTACCTGTTGTTTGCCGAAGGCTATTACTCAAAAACGCAAGACCAGATCCTGCGCAAAGACCTGTGCGTGGAGGCCATGCGCCTCGGGCTGATGCTCACCGAATACGCACCCACCAATCAACCCCATACCAACGCGCTGATGGCCCTCATGTGTTTTCATGCGTCGCGCTTCACGGCCCGGCAAACCGGTGAGGCCTCCTATGTATTGTATGAGCAACAGGACGAACAGCTTTGGGACCAGGCCCTGATCCACCAGGGAAATTACTTCCTCGCGCTTTCGGCCCAGGGCCATGAGGTGAGCTCCTATCACCTGGAGGCCCGGATTGCCTACTGGCATTGTGTGAAAGCAGACACGCCCGAAAAATGGGAGGAGATCCTGACCTTATATGACCATTTATTGCAGGTTAACTATTCCCCCAGCGTGGCGCTGAATCGCGCCTTCGCGTTATTCAAAGTGAAAGGACCACTGGCCGCCCTGGCGGAAGCCGAAACCTTGAAACTGGACGACAACCATTTCTATTTTGTATTGCTGGGCGAACTCTATAAGAACATCGATAGCCAAAAAGCCAAAACCCATCTTCAAAAAGCCTACGCCTTGGCCAAAACACAAACGGAAAAACAATTGATCCAGGAGAAAATGGATGACCTGGAGAAGATCCGCTGA
- a CDS encoding YciI family protein, giving the protein MKDFIFLFRQPSFDYSNSSPKDMQAMTEKWQAWVGGIVAQGKFGSHGSRLAVEGKVLKPGGVITDGPFVELRERLGGFIIVKAESLDDAVTLAHGCPAIDMGGSVEVRPLSE; this is encoded by the coding sequence ATGAAAGATTTCATTTTCTTATTCCGACAACCCAGCTTCGACTACAGCAACTCGTCGCCCAAGGATATGCAGGCGATGACCGAAAAATGGCAGGCCTGGGTGGGTGGCATTGTGGCACAAGGAAAATTTGGGAGCCACGGATCGCGCCTGGCGGTGGAAGGCAAAGTGCTGAAGCCTGGTGGCGTCATCACCGACGGTCCCTTTGTCGAGCTCCGCGAACGGCTTGGCGGTTTCATCATCGTGAAGGCCGAAAGCCTCGACGATGCCGTCACCCTGGCTCACGGGTGCCCCGCGATCGACATGGGGGGTAGCGTGGAGGTCAGGCCACTCTCCGAATAA
- a CDS encoding carboxymuconolactone decarboxylase family protein: MEQRINALEKGQSAFKAMYGLGVYLAKSSIEKNLLDLMYFRVSQINGCAFCLDMHSKDLRAAGETEQRLHMIAAWRETPFYTDRERAALAWAEALTRVTEGHVSDAVYEHVRSEFSEDEIIDLTVAVNTINDYNRINIAFRTTAGGYQVGAFAVH; the protein is encoded by the coding sequence ATGGAACAGAGAATCAATGCATTAGAAAAAGGACAAAGTGCTTTCAAAGCGATGTATGGTTTGGGAGTCTACCTGGCAAAATCGTCCATCGAGAAAAACCTCTTGGATTTAATGTATTTCAGAGTGTCGCAGATCAACGGTTGTGCTTTTTGCCTGGACATGCACAGCAAGGACTTGCGGGCAGCCGGCGAAACGGAGCAACGCCTTCACATGATCGCGGCCTGGCGCGAAACCCCTTTCTACACCGACCGCGAACGCGCCGCGCTGGCCTGGGCTGAGGCGTTGACCAGGGTCACCGAAGGCCACGTTTCCGACGCGGTATATGAGCATGTCCGCAGCGAATTTTCGGAAGACGAAATCATCGATTTAACGGTGGCAGTTAACACGATTAATGATTACAATCGCATTAATATTGCGTTCCGCACCACGGCGGGCGGCTATCAAGTTGGCGCCTTCGCGGTTCATTAA